One region of Arthrobacter sp. StoSoilB22 genomic DNA includes:
- a CDS encoding acetate/propionate family kinase codes for MRVLVLNPGSSSLKYHVRDTSASHPGTDILASGQVDWPPDERSTQDGLHSAFEELDVTVKSLGSAGPEAIGHRVVHGGPRFSSPVRVTADVITAIEDLSPLAPLHNPASIACMDAAGKRWPDLPQVAVFDTAFHRSIPDFAARYAIPEDAYLAHPVRRYGFHGISVEMACRDTAEFLGIPIASLNGIVAHVGNGASVTALRQGLSVDTSMGMTPLEGLVMGTRSGDLDPSIVLLIQRGGATAEEVDHILNHRSGLLAVAGTADMREIGLAALQGEPGAILALDMAAYRLAKYIASYSMVVGRPNALVFTGGVGENSALFRDKVVAWLGPLRLWLDEETNTASKDGIRKISATDSAFPVLVVPSDEERAIAESTAALLAMPPKER; via the coding sequence ATGCGCGTCCTTGTGCTGAACCCCGGCTCCTCATCGCTGAAATACCATGTGCGGGACACCTCAGCTTCCCACCCTGGAACGGACATCCTGGCGTCCGGACAGGTGGACTGGCCACCTGATGAGCGTTCTACTCAGGACGGCCTGCACTCTGCCTTTGAAGAACTCGATGTCACCGTAAAGAGCCTCGGATCCGCAGGGCCGGAGGCGATTGGTCACCGCGTAGTCCACGGCGGCCCACGGTTCAGCAGCCCGGTACGTGTCACAGCGGACGTAATAACCGCCATTGAAGACCTCAGTCCCTTGGCGCCACTGCACAACCCGGCCAGTATTGCCTGCATGGACGCCGCCGGTAAGCGTTGGCCCGACCTCCCACAGGTGGCCGTCTTCGACACGGCTTTCCATCGCTCCATTCCGGACTTCGCTGCGCGCTACGCCATACCGGAGGACGCCTACTTGGCGCATCCTGTGAGGCGCTACGGGTTCCACGGGATCTCGGTGGAGATGGCCTGCCGCGACACTGCAGAGTTTCTCGGGATTCCGATTGCGTCTTTGAATGGGATCGTGGCGCATGTTGGCAATGGCGCATCCGTCACCGCCCTAAGACAGGGGCTCAGCGTGGACACCTCCATGGGAATGACCCCACTGGAGGGCCTGGTCATGGGTACGCGCTCGGGAGACCTGGATCCCTCAATTGTCTTGTTGATCCAGCGCGGCGGTGCAACTGCCGAAGAAGTTGACCATATTCTGAACCACCGCTCGGGCTTACTTGCGGTGGCGGGAACCGCTGACATGCGTGAAATTGGCCTTGCTGCTCTTCAGGGAGAACCTGGTGCGATTCTCGCCTTGGATATGGCTGCCTACCGTCTGGCCAAATACATTGCTTCCTATTCCATGGTGGTTGGCCGGCCCAACGCTCTGGTGTTCACCGGAGGCGTGGGTGAGAACTCTGCACTCTTCAGGGACAAGGTGGTGGCATGGTTGGGACCACTGCGGCTTTGGCTTGATGAGGAAACGAATACGGCCAGTAAGGACGGCATCCGAAAAATCAGCGCCACGGACTCCGCATTTCCTGTGCTGGTAGTGCCCAGCGATGAAGAACGCGCCATAGCAGAATCGACGGCGGCTTTGCTCGCCATGCCCCCGAAGGAAAGGTGA
- a CDS encoding pyridoxamine 5'-phosphate oxidase family protein, translating to METDERPGTVLSEADSWKVLERNQHGRLAVSVLGEPDIYPLNFIAHNQRLLLRTNPGTKLAELTVNEKVAFEVEEIADAEAWSVVLKGTARVIESQSEIDEADKLPLKPWIPTRKYTYVEITPTRVHGRHFELGDEPERY from the coding sequence ATGGAAACCGATGAACGCCCCGGAACGGTCCTATCCGAAGCCGACTCATGGAAGGTCCTGGAACGTAACCAGCATGGTCGCTTGGCTGTCAGCGTCCTGGGTGAACCGGACATCTACCCACTGAACTTCATCGCCCACAACCAGCGGCTGCTGCTGCGGACAAACCCCGGAACTAAGCTCGCCGAGCTGACAGTGAATGAGAAGGTCGCCTTCGAAGTGGAGGAGATCGCCGACGCCGAAGCATGGAGTGTTGTCCTTAAGGGCACTGCCAGGGTGATCGAGTCGCAGTCGGAGATCGACGAAGCGGACAAGCTGCCCCTGAAGCCGTGGATTCCGACGCGTAAATACACCTACGTGGAGATCACTCCCACCCGGGTCCATGGCCGCCACTTTGAACTCGGTGATGAGCCGGAGCGGTATTGA
- a CDS encoding universal stress protein translates to MQILVALDGSRARSPVADWAAARAESLDLGLALVHVIPDRWAYPRESDRQLALRRAEDLLTEEAERLAAAFPLLAITTHRLSGEPATTIASMSSAYSMVAVGTDRGPGTEGQGYGSVSFQVAVTSKCDVAVVPDLARQERSGVVVGVDGSPESVDALDQGAREAQRLDDELTIVHVTGPGVDPAEGRNVLDAAVRRVKNEFPSVVVKEVLDTSRGPGEALITAAAEAQLLVMGCKGRGGLSVLVGSVAQHVLLQVQCPTILTRS, encoded by the coding sequence ATGCAGATTCTGGTTGCCCTCGACGGCTCACGGGCGAGGTCTCCTGTGGCCGACTGGGCTGCGGCCCGCGCGGAGTCCCTTGACCTTGGCCTGGCCTTGGTCCATGTAATCCCCGATCGGTGGGCTTACCCCCGGGAGAGCGACCGTCAACTGGCGCTACGCCGCGCTGAGGATCTGCTCACCGAGGAAGCGGAACGGCTGGCGGCAGCCTTTCCCCTTCTGGCCATCACGACTCACCGGTTGTCAGGCGAACCTGCCACAACGATCGCTTCCATGTCATCGGCCTACTCGATGGTGGCGGTGGGCACAGACCGCGGACCCGGTACGGAGGGGCAGGGATACGGTTCGGTCAGTTTCCAAGTTGCTGTTACCAGCAAGTGCGACGTCGCCGTTGTTCCCGACCTTGCCCGCCAAGAGCGTTCCGGCGTAGTGGTTGGCGTCGACGGCTCCCCTGAGTCAGTGGATGCCCTGGATCAAGGGGCCAGGGAGGCCCAACGTTTGGATGATGAATTGACCATTGTCCACGTAACGGGTCCCGGGGTTGACCCTGCCGAGGGCAGGAACGTCCTTGACGCGGCTGTCCGGCGGGTCAAGAACGAGTTCCCGTCCGTCGTGGTGAAGGAAGTCCTGGATACCAGCCGTGGCCCCGGAGAAGCGCTGATAACTGCTGCAGCAGAAGCACAGCTGCTGGTCATGGGTTGCAAAGGGCGAGGCGGTTTGAGCGTACTGGTGGGCTCCGTTGCCCAGCATGTGCTCCTGCAGGTGCAGTGTCCCACTATACTGACCCGAAGCTAG
- the pta gene encoding phosphate acetyltransferase, with the protein MVHGVYVVSGAPEAGKSLVVLGLADALHRRTGRMGIYRPIVNGTDPADDPLLRMLRRRYKVESVRCRAGMTLADARAALAAGREDEVSSQALEEYGRIAEECDVVVVDGSDLSGPDAGREFDLNAQLANNLGLPVLAVIGAQGLGPEETTQAVADASQQLEAARCPVLSVVVNRVRPADIDTVRGAVRAATGGLPSYVIPEVPEISAPTVADVAMTLSLEWFSGRSELDRDVGGVQVAAMNAENFLRILEPGNLVIVPGDRTDIVMACMASALSPELPTPSGVILTDGLVPASYVLPLMAHAPFPVFAESADASTTAQRVSHVRSEIHTGESRRVAAALGIWARSIDEKELLERLALPRPATMTPLRFLNDLVERARQQKKRIVLAEGKDSRVLRAAEILRRRDVCHVTLLGNPSAVRELAEAEGIELGGITIVDPAHSPLRERFALEYQRLRAHKGVILERAREVMLDGAYFGTMMVHLGEADGMVSGAAHTTANTIRPALEFMKSQHGNGLVSSVFFMLFPDRVLVYGDCAVVPDPTDRQLADIALASATTAAQFGVEPRVAMLSYSTGVSGGGTAVDKVKRATDMVAAARPDLAVDGPIQYDAAVDAAIASSKLPSSAVAGRATVFVFPDLNTGNNTYKAVEQSSGAVAVGPILQGLRKPINDLSRGSTIEDIINTVAIAAVQAQSPS; encoded by the coding sequence ATGGTCCACGGCGTATATGTTGTGTCCGGCGCACCCGAAGCCGGGAAGTCACTGGTGGTCTTGGGGCTGGCTGACGCGCTGCACCGCAGAACGGGCCGAATGGGAATCTACCGGCCAATTGTGAACGGAACAGATCCGGCCGACGACCCACTGCTTCGGATGCTTCGCAGGCGATACAAGGTGGAGTCAGTCCGCTGCAGGGCAGGAATGACGTTGGCTGATGCCCGGGCAGCGCTGGCGGCAGGCCGCGAGGACGAGGTTTCTTCCCAGGCACTGGAGGAGTACGGACGCATCGCCGAAGAATGTGACGTTGTTGTTGTGGACGGTTCGGACCTCTCAGGCCCGGACGCCGGGAGGGAGTTCGACCTGAACGCCCAACTGGCCAACAATCTGGGACTGCCGGTCCTTGCGGTCATCGGGGCCCAGGGATTGGGCCCGGAGGAGACCACCCAGGCGGTGGCCGACGCGTCACAGCAGCTGGAGGCAGCCAGATGCCCGGTGTTATCCGTTGTGGTCAACCGCGTCCGGCCAGCAGACATCGACACAGTTCGGGGAGCTGTTAGGGCGGCCACGGGAGGCCTTCCAAGCTACGTGATTCCCGAGGTTCCTGAGATATCGGCGCCCACCGTGGCCGATGTGGCGATGACATTGTCTCTTGAATGGTTCTCGGGCAGATCAGAGCTGGACCGGGACGTGGGCGGCGTGCAAGTGGCCGCTATGAACGCGGAGAACTTCCTGCGGATACTTGAGCCCGGGAACCTGGTGATTGTTCCCGGGGATCGCACTGACATCGTCATGGCTTGCATGGCCTCGGCGTTGTCACCGGAGCTGCCCACGCCGTCCGGAGTCATCCTGACTGATGGCCTGGTCCCTGCCAGCTACGTGCTGCCATTGATGGCACATGCGCCATTTCCTGTATTCGCAGAATCCGCGGATGCCTCCACTACGGCTCAACGTGTTTCGCACGTCCGCAGCGAGATCCACACCGGAGAAAGCCGCAGGGTGGCAGCAGCATTGGGCATCTGGGCTCGCTCCATCGACGAAAAGGAGTTGCTGGAACGTCTGGCGCTGCCGCGTCCGGCGACCATGACGCCGTTGCGATTCCTCAATGACCTCGTAGAACGCGCCCGCCAGCAGAAGAAACGCATCGTTCTGGCTGAGGGCAAAGATAGCCGGGTCTTGCGTGCGGCGGAGATTCTGCGTCGCCGGGATGTGTGCCACGTGACGCTTCTAGGGAATCCGTCTGCGGTCCGCGAGCTTGCCGAAGCCGAGGGCATCGAGTTGGGTGGCATCACCATCGTGGACCCCGCCCATTCGCCATTACGAGAGCGATTCGCCCTGGAATATCAGCGCTTGCGCGCCCACAAAGGCGTGATCCTGGAACGTGCCAGGGAAGTCATGCTCGATGGCGCCTACTTTGGCACCATGATGGTCCACCTGGGGGAGGCCGACGGGATGGTCTCCGGAGCGGCGCACACCACGGCCAACACGATTCGCCCGGCGCTGGAGTTCATGAAAAGCCAGCATGGCAACGGACTGGTGTCCTCGGTGTTCTTCATGCTGTTTCCGGACCGCGTACTCGTGTACGGAGATTGCGCCGTAGTGCCGGATCCAACGGACCGGCAACTGGCGGACATCGCGCTCGCATCGGCGACGACGGCGGCGCAGTTCGGCGTTGAACCGAGGGTTGCAATGTTGTCATACTCCACAGGCGTATCCGGCGGCGGAACGGCCGTGGACAAGGTCAAGCGAGCTACGGATATGGTCGCCGCTGCCCGGCCGGACCTCGCGGTGGACGGCCCCATACAGTACGACGCCGCGGTGGATGCAGCTATCGCGAGTTCAAAGTTGCCGTCATCTGCTGTGGCGGGCAGGGCCACAGTCTTCGTCTTCCCTGACCTGAACACAGGCAACAACACCTATAAGGCCGTGGAGCAGTCTTCCGGTGCTGTCGCCGTCGGGCCCATCCTTCAGGGGCTCCGCAAACCCATCAATGACCTGTCCAGGGGATCGACGATCGAGGACATCATCAACACTGTCGCCATTGCCGCTGTCCAGGCGCAGTCGCCTAGCTAG
- a CDS encoding universal stress protein, with protein sequence MNTHSRSDRIVVGVDGSEYSSNTLQMAGRMAAALGGPLEVITCIGMSDYYLASRFEPELTRFTTELEDTAERLVEEALERAFGADRPKDLTVTVKFGEPAKVLVEESHGAQLLVVGRRGSGGFFNQPMGSVSRACSAHAQCPVLVVTQDKKG encoded by the coding sequence ATGAATACACACTCGCGCTCAGATCGGATCGTTGTCGGCGTCGATGGATCCGAATATTCCTCCAATACCCTGCAGATGGCCGGCCGCATGGCAGCTGCGTTGGGAGGCCCCTTGGAGGTAATCACCTGTATTGGTATGTCCGACTACTACTTAGCCTCGCGTTTTGAGCCCGAGTTGACACGCTTCACCACGGAATTGGAAGACACCGCCGAGCGGCTGGTCGAGGAGGCCTTGGAGCGAGCCTTCGGCGCAGACCGCCCCAAGGATCTAACGGTGACGGTCAAATTCGGTGAACCAGCCAAAGTCCTTGTCGAAGAAAGCCATGGGGCACAACTGCTCGTGGTGGGGAGGCGGGGCTCCGGTGGCTTCTTCAATCAGCCAATGGGATCCGTCAGCAGGGCTTGCTCGGCCCATGCGCAGTGCCCCGTCCTGGTGGTCACTCAGGATAAAAAGGGCTAG
- a CDS encoding cation-transporting P-type ATPase, with the protein MSLGNTPSASLSETPGAEGLSSQAAGDLLRRTGPNVLPTARKVPPWRKLLGELTHFFALMLWVAAGLAYVAGMPQLGIAIIIVVIVNGVFAHIQQERAQHAAERLQGLLPADVTVRRDGRLQRVHANALVPGDVVVLAAGDRLPADVQFISASACSVDESMLTGESESVPKSATDTAWGGTFLVNGEAEGLVTATGANTKLAAIAALTSGTKSPPTPLTMELRRIVRLVAMVALTVAGLFFVVSLLVGIVWRDSFLFAIGVAVALIPEGLLPTVTLSLAMGAQRMASRNALVRNLEAVETLGSTTFICTDKTGTLTQNRMNAVEVFTLEGPLHISGDGYTPEARVDGPGRPSALRVASAARAASQGRAVLHGEEWVASGDPMEAAIDVLARRLVGNAPEELQPEVRFAFDADRRRESVIVGNTLYVKGAPESVLPLCGVEATQLSREVETMAAKGLRVIAVATRELPGAAGSWRERAAEEAELNLEGIGLIGLHDPPRPDVADVIKTARGAGIRIAMITGDHPSTAAAIAREIGLLGQPDMVFQGAELPHDEQVLGALLDRDGVVVSRVSPEQKLRVAKALQSRGHVVAMTGDGVNDGPALRQADIGVAMGLSGTDVAREAADLVLLDDHFATIVAAIEQGRATYSNIHRFLTYHLTDNVAELTPFVIWALSGGQFPLALGVLQILALDIGTDLLPALALGAEPPGKRVLSRPPEKRHLLDRQLMLRVFAVMGPTEALFAMGAFSVVLFGSGWGRGDPLDPVVLMGASGAAFTAVVLGQLATAFACRSATVPAWKQGWFTNTLLLWAVGVELAALALFLYVPPVAGILGQAPPPLPGFAVALLAIPGVLGADWLYKRLRHGGTHTH; encoded by the coding sequence ATGTCCCTTGGGAACACACCTTCGGCCTCACTGTCCGAGACCCCGGGCGCCGAGGGCCTGAGCTCGCAGGCGGCCGGCGATCTGTTGCGACGAACCGGACCAAACGTTCTACCCACCGCCAGAAAGGTCCCCCCATGGCGGAAGCTGCTCGGGGAACTGACCCACTTCTTCGCCCTGATGCTATGGGTTGCAGCTGGGCTCGCTTACGTGGCAGGCATGCCACAACTGGGCATCGCAATCATCATCGTGGTGATCGTCAACGGCGTTTTCGCCCACATCCAGCAGGAACGGGCCCAACACGCAGCCGAACGATTGCAAGGACTGCTCCCGGCCGACGTCACTGTCCGGCGGGATGGGCGGCTTCAGAGGGTGCATGCGAATGCCTTGGTACCGGGAGATGTGGTGGTTCTGGCCGCAGGCGACAGGTTGCCGGCAGACGTGCAGTTCATTTCGGCGTCAGCATGCAGCGTCGATGAATCGATGCTCACCGGTGAGAGCGAGTCCGTACCCAAATCCGCGACGGACACTGCATGGGGCGGCACGTTCCTGGTCAACGGCGAAGCGGAAGGGTTGGTCACGGCCACCGGAGCCAACACCAAGCTAGCCGCCATCGCAGCGCTGACCAGCGGCACCAAGTCTCCGCCCACTCCGCTGACCATGGAGCTGCGCAGAATAGTCCGCTTGGTTGCCATGGTGGCCCTCACCGTCGCCGGGCTGTTCTTCGTGGTCTCACTTCTGGTCGGAATTGTGTGGCGTGATTCCTTCCTGTTTGCCATTGGAGTTGCGGTTGCGCTGATCCCCGAGGGCTTGCTGCCAACGGTTACCCTGTCCTTGGCCATGGGCGCACAGCGTATGGCGTCGAGAAACGCACTCGTCCGCAATCTTGAAGCCGTGGAGACCCTTGGCTCCACCACCTTCATTTGCACCGACAAAACCGGAACGCTGACGCAAAACCGGATGAACGCCGTCGAGGTCTTCACGCTGGAAGGGCCGCTACATATCAGCGGTGACGGCTATACGCCTGAGGCCCGGGTTGATGGGCCAGGCCGTCCCTCTGCCCTCCGGGTGGCCAGTGCGGCCCGCGCCGCGTCGCAGGGCCGCGCCGTGCTCCACGGCGAGGAATGGGTGGCCAGCGGAGATCCAATGGAAGCGGCGATCGATGTTTTGGCCCGACGCCTTGTGGGGAATGCACCTGAGGAACTTCAGCCAGAGGTACGGTTCGCCTTCGACGCCGATCGTCGGAGGGAATCGGTCATTGTGGGCAACACACTATATGTGAAAGGAGCTCCGGAATCCGTCCTTCCCCTCTGCGGAGTCGAAGCCACTCAACTGTCCCGGGAAGTAGAAACCATGGCTGCCAAAGGCCTCCGCGTCATTGCTGTCGCCACGAGGGAACTGCCTGGAGCAGCCGGCAGTTGGCGTGAGCGGGCCGCAGAAGAGGCTGAGCTGAACCTCGAAGGAATAGGCCTCATTGGCCTCCATGACCCACCCCGTCCGGACGTGGCAGATGTCATCAAAACCGCCCGGGGTGCAGGAATCCGTATTGCGATGATCACCGGCGACCACCCCTCCACCGCAGCGGCAATTGCACGGGAAATCGGCCTCCTGGGGCAACCGGACATGGTCTTTCAAGGCGCTGAACTCCCCCATGACGAACAAGTCCTCGGGGCACTGCTGGACCGTGATGGAGTGGTGGTGAGCCGGGTTTCTCCCGAACAGAAACTGAGGGTGGCCAAAGCCCTGCAGAGCCGCGGGCACGTTGTTGCCATGACCGGCGACGGCGTCAACGACGGTCCCGCTTTACGTCAAGCCGATATCGGCGTGGCCATGGGACTCAGTGGCACCGATGTGGCCCGCGAGGCAGCAGACCTAGTGCTCCTGGATGACCACTTCGCCACCATCGTTGCCGCCATAGAACAGGGCCGGGCCACCTACTCAAATATTCATCGGTTCCTCACTTACCACTTGACTGACAACGTCGCTGAACTGACGCCCTTCGTGATCTGGGCACTTTCCGGTGGTCAATTCCCCTTGGCCCTCGGCGTTCTCCAGATCCTGGCCTTGGACATCGGAACCGATCTGCTTCCCGCATTGGCCCTCGGGGCGGAACCACCAGGCAAGCGGGTGTTGAGCAGGCCTCCCGAAAAACGGCATCTCCTGGATCGGCAACTCATGCTCAGGGTGTTTGCTGTCATGGGTCCCACGGAGGCGTTGTTCGCCATGGGGGCTTTCTCCGTGGTTCTCTTTGGCAGCGGTTGGGGCCGTGGGGACCCGCTGGACCCCGTTGTGCTGATGGGCGCATCAGGGGCCGCGTTCACAGCGGTGGTCCTTGGCCAGTTGGCAACTGCCTTCGCTTGCCGCAGTGCTACCGTTCCCGCGTGGAAGCAGGGATGGTTTACCAATACGTTGCTGCTGTGGGCTGTAGGGGTGGAACTGGCGGCGTTAGCACTGTTCCTCTATGTACCACCCGTAGCCGGCATCCTGGGCCAGGCTCCTCCTCCCCTCCCTGGCTTCGCCGTTGCCCTCCTCGCGATTCCAGGCGTTCTGGGGGCGGATTGGCTCTACAAACGGCTGCGTCACGGAGGGACCCACACCCATTAG
- a CDS encoding heavy metal translocating P-type ATPase, whose amino-acid sequence MRQRLLNSALRFPLVTGTLVVLVAVLILAVSGQVPAAQGLASIFALSVALYRAGTMIKGLLRGRWGIDLLAVMAICSTVAVGEYLASLIVVLMLTGGEALEQFAQGRATRELRALLDRSPRNAHRERPGMPVEEILVDAVVPGDVLLVRPAELVPVDGTLLSDVGIFDESALTGESLPAERTRGDLLLSGTVNGADAVRMEATATAADSQYSQIVALVQEAAASRAPTVRLADKYAVPFTLVALVLAGAAWFFSQDPGRFAEVLVVATPCPLLIAAPVAFLAGTSRAAHAGIIIKNAGTLEQLSRVKTAVFDKTGTLTQGNPSLAEIRVAPASDLSEDALLQLAASAEQYSTHVLAASVMAEARARGLALVPATGASEQATNGVTADCGSHHVVVGKPAYVGSLVSGFDMTTLPAGHLGIYVGVDGRFAGTLIMSDPLRPNAKDTLTELRSLGVGETMLLTGDAATTAEHIARDAGISNVLAECLPADKVAAVAALPHRPVMMVGDGVNDAPVLAAADVGIAMGAKGATAASESADVVIMVDDLSKAALAVGIGQRTLRIARTSIWTGILLSLGLMVMASLGMIPAVAGALLQELVDLATILNALRALGPGRSVASVPSADARGVNTAPAHHRVQSGGHGPGWE is encoded by the coding sequence ATGAGACAACGGCTGCTGAACTCGGCCCTGCGCTTTCCGTTAGTGACAGGAACCTTGGTGGTGCTCGTCGCCGTCCTGATCCTCGCCGTCAGCGGACAAGTACCTGCGGCCCAGGGGCTCGCAAGCATCTTTGCCCTCAGCGTTGCCCTCTACCGGGCCGGCACCATGATCAAAGGGCTCCTGCGCGGACGCTGGGGCATAGACCTCCTGGCCGTGATGGCCATTTGCTCAACAGTTGCGGTGGGGGAATACCTGGCATCCCTGATCGTGGTTCTGATGCTGACAGGCGGCGAAGCGCTGGAACAATTTGCCCAAGGCCGCGCCACCAGAGAGCTCCGTGCGCTCCTGGACCGGTCCCCGCGGAACGCGCACCGCGAACGTCCCGGAATGCCCGTGGAGGAAATCTTGGTGGATGCCGTGGTCCCCGGAGACGTACTGCTGGTCAGGCCCGCAGAGTTGGTTCCGGTGGACGGTACCTTGCTCTCCGACGTCGGAATATTTGATGAGTCAGCGCTGACAGGCGAAAGCCTACCTGCTGAGCGAACCAGGGGCGACCTGCTGCTCAGCGGCACTGTCAACGGGGCCGATGCCGTGCGTATGGAGGCCACAGCCACCGCAGCGGATTCGCAGTACAGCCAAATAGTTGCCTTGGTTCAGGAAGCCGCGGCAAGCCGCGCTCCGACGGTACGGCTTGCCGACAAATATGCGGTGCCGTTCACGCTGGTCGCCTTGGTGCTGGCCGGCGCTGCGTGGTTCTTCAGCCAGGACCCGGGTCGGTTCGCTGAGGTGCTGGTGGTAGCCACCCCGTGCCCTTTGCTGATAGCTGCACCTGTCGCGTTCCTCGCGGGGACCAGCAGGGCCGCACATGCCGGCATCATCATCAAAAACGCCGGCACGCTCGAGCAACTCAGTAGAGTCAAGACCGCCGTCTTCGACAAGACGGGGACCCTCACTCAAGGCAACCCTTCTTTGGCTGAAATCCGGGTGGCCCCCGCCTCAGATCTGTCCGAAGACGCCCTCCTGCAATTGGCCGCCTCCGCCGAGCAGTATTCCACCCACGTCCTGGCGGCGTCAGTCATGGCAGAAGCCCGAGCGCGCGGCTTGGCGCTGGTACCGGCAACGGGCGCGAGCGAACAGGCAACCAACGGTGTCACGGCCGACTGCGGAAGCCACCACGTCGTGGTAGGTAAACCCGCTTACGTCGGTTCCTTGGTGAGCGGCTTCGATATGACCACACTGCCTGCAGGCCATCTGGGGATTTACGTCGGCGTGGATGGTCGGTTTGCCGGCACTCTGATCATGAGCGATCCATTGCGCCCAAACGCAAAGGACACCCTGACGGAACTTCGGAGTCTCGGGGTCGGGGAAACGATGCTCCTCACCGGAGACGCTGCAACCACAGCCGAACACATCGCCAGGGATGCGGGCATCAGCAACGTCCTGGCCGAATGCCTGCCTGCTGACAAAGTTGCCGCCGTAGCCGCGCTTCCGCACAGGCCCGTGATGATGGTGGGCGACGGCGTCAACGACGCTCCGGTACTGGCAGCGGCCGACGTCGGCATCGCCATGGGTGCCAAAGGCGCCACTGCGGCCAGCGAGTCGGCGGACGTGGTGATTATGGTCGATGACCTGTCCAAGGCCGCGCTGGCGGTTGGCATCGGGCAGCGTACCCTTCGAATCGCCCGGACCAGCATTTGGACCGGGATACTGCTGAGCCTCGGCCTGATGGTGATGGCCTCGCTGGGCATGATTCCAGCCGTCGCCGGGGCGCTGCTGCAGGAGCTGGTGGATCTTGCCACCATTCTCAATGCCCTCAGGGCCCTGGGCCCTGGACGGTCTGTTGCGTCGGTGCCGTCAGCGGATGCCCGTGGGGTCAATACCGCTCCGGCTCATCACCGAGTTCAAAGTGGCGGCCATGGACCCGGGTGGGAGTGA